One genomic window of Nicotiana sylvestris chromosome 10, ASM39365v2, whole genome shotgun sequence includes the following:
- the LOC104249448 gene encoding uncharacterized protein isoform X2, with translation MNTPPPVLKKPKIETEEEKANGIEEENRKEQEEALVALIEHRTKEVEHLRQRLSYYTSQFDQAEKRLEETQLKLARLRGRENIATSTSSRGNGTNPVTAKRRSPSPIQINEGSSHSLSETKPRQDSNTPFRKSPAPDRKMASPFQKNEYTSRSVAQAGGSGFAHGTSMARLKEDKSQRTPEKEASEIQSKGTKRKFEQKEHKELIPLIGSCSSASMIRCQTSCVISSQHKRKLRTIILNPKNDELFASSALDGIINLWQIHGRGSTANRLSSTDCLSSKHRRWPEDVAWHPEGNSLFSVYSADGGDSQISILNLKGKEKTRVSFLEEKPHVKGIINNIMFMPWEDVYFVTGGSDHAAVLWSNVDGENLWKPKALHRSLHSSAVMGVAGLQHKKVVMSVGADKRIIGFDLLAQRAEYKHQIENKCMSVLPNPCDFNLFMVQTGTIERQLRLFDFRLRQTEVQAFGWKQESSDSQSALINQAWSPDGSYITSGSVDPVIHIFDIRYNSHKPSQSIKAHQKRVFKAVWHHAIPLLISISSDLNIGLHKII, from the exons ATGAATACACCTCCTCCGGTTCTGAAAAAGCCGAAGATTGAAACCGAAGAAGAAAAAGCCAATGGAATTGAAGAAGAGAACAGAAAGGAGCAAGAGGAAGCACTTGTAGCTCTCATTGAACACCGCACTAAAGAAGTCGAACATCTTCGCCAACGCCTCTCCTATTACACTTCTCAG TTCGATCAAGCAGAGAAGAGGCTAGAGGAGACACAGCTGAAATTAGCTCGTCTTCGGGGACGAGAGAACATAGCAACATCCACAAGCTCCCGTGGGAATGGGACGAATCCAGTGACAGCCAAAAGAAGATCCCCAAGTCCCATTCAGATAAATGAGGGCTCTTCTCATAGCTTGTCTGAAACTAAACCACGCCAGGACAGCAATACACCGTTTAGGAAGTCTCCAGCGCCAGATCGGAAAATGGCAAGTCCTTTCCAGAAAAATGAATATACTTCCCGCAGTGTGGCCCAG GCTGGTGGATCAGGGTTTGCTCATGGTACTAGTATGGCAAGGTTAAAAGAAGATAAGAGTCAGAGAACCCCTGAGAAGGAAGCTTCTGAAATTCAGTCTAAAGGAACAAAAAGGAAGTTTG AGCAGAAAGAGCATAAAGAGCTGATACCATTGATAGGTAGCTGCTCTTCAGCAAGCATGATACGCTGCCAGACATCCTGTGTCATATCTAGTCAACACAAGAGAAAGCTGAGAACAATTATCTTAAATCCTAAGAATGATGAACTTTTTGCAAGCAG TGCGTTGGATGGGATTATCAACCTATGGCAGATACATGGCAGAGG GTCAACTGCTAATCGTCTTAGTTCCACTGATTGCCTCTCATCCAAGCATAGGAGATGGCCAGAAGATGTAGCCTGGCATCCAGAAGGCAATAGTCTTTTTTCGGTTTATAGTGCTGATGGTGGGGATTCTCAAATTTCAATCCTGAATCTTAAAGGAAAAGAG AAAACGCGTGTAAGTTTCCTGGAGGAGAAGCCTCATGTTAAAGGGATAATCAACAACATAATGTTCATGCCGTGGGAAGATGTATATTTTGTTACTGGTGGTAGTGATCATGCAGCTGTCCTGTGGAGCAATGTAGATGGAGAAAATTTGTGGAAGCCTAAAGCATTGCATAGAAGTTTGCATTCTTCTGCTGTGATGGGTGTTGCCGGTTTGCAGCATAAGAAAGTAGTGATGTCTGTTGGAGCGGACAAGCGGATCATTGGATTTGATTTGCTAGCTCAAAGAGCAGAATACAAGCATCAAATTGaaaataaatgcatgagtgtCCTACCTAATCCGTGTGATTTCAATCTCTTTATGGTTCAGACAGG GACTATAGAGAGGCAGCTTCGCTTATTTGATTTTAGATTGAGGCAGACAGAGGTTCAAGCCTTTGGGTGGAAGCAAGAAAGTAGTGACTCGCAGTCAGCTCTTATAAACCAGGCTTGGTCGCCTGATGGCTCGTACATAACATCAGGGTCGGTTGATCCAGTCATCCACATTTTTGACATAAGGTACAATTCACACAAACCTTCTCAGTCCATTAAAGCTCATCAAAAGCGAGTCTTCAAAGCTGTTTGGCATCATGCAATCCCACTCCTCATTTCTATATCTTCTGATTTGAACATTGGATTGCACAAAATCATTTGA
- the LOC104249448 gene encoding uncharacterized protein isoform X1 encodes MNTPPPVLKKPKIETEEEKANGIEEENRKEQEEALVALIEHRTKEVEHLRQRLSYYTSQFDQAEKRLEETQLKLARLRGRENIATSTSSRGNGTNPVTAKRRSPSPIQINEGSSHSLSETKPRQDSNTPFRKSPAPDRKMASPFQKNEYTSRSVAQVKPPLVIPDVKPRVSQPLKMIESGPKISSGSDSQAGGSGFAHGTSMARLKEDKSQRTPEKEASEIQSKGTKRKFEQKEHKELIPLIGSCSSASMIRCQTSCVISSQHKRKLRTIILNPKNDELFASSALDGIINLWQIHGRGSTANRLSSTDCLSSKHRRWPEDVAWHPEGNSLFSVYSADGGDSQISILNLKGKEKTRVSFLEEKPHVKGIINNIMFMPWEDVYFVTGGSDHAAVLWSNVDGENLWKPKALHRSLHSSAVMGVAGLQHKKVVMSVGADKRIIGFDLLAQRAEYKHQIENKCMSVLPNPCDFNLFMVQTGTIERQLRLFDFRLRQTEVQAFGWKQESSDSQSALINQAWSPDGSYITSGSVDPVIHIFDIRYNSHKPSQSIKAHQKRVFKAVWHHAIPLLISISSDLNIGLHKII; translated from the exons ATGAATACACCTCCTCCGGTTCTGAAAAAGCCGAAGATTGAAACCGAAGAAGAAAAAGCCAATGGAATTGAAGAAGAGAACAGAAAGGAGCAAGAGGAAGCACTTGTAGCTCTCATTGAACACCGCACTAAAGAAGTCGAACATCTTCGCCAACGCCTCTCCTATTACACTTCTCAG TTCGATCAAGCAGAGAAGAGGCTAGAGGAGACACAGCTGAAATTAGCTCGTCTTCGGGGACGAGAGAACATAGCAACATCCACAAGCTCCCGTGGGAATGGGACGAATCCAGTGACAGCCAAAAGAAGATCCCCAAGTCCCATTCAGATAAATGAGGGCTCTTCTCATAGCTTGTCTGAAACTAAACCACGCCAGGACAGCAATACACCGTTTAGGAAGTCTCCAGCGCCAGATCGGAAAATGGCAAGTCCTTTCCAGAAAAATGAATATACTTCCCGCAGTGTGGCCCAGGTGAAACCACCACTTGTCATTCCCGATGTGAAACCAAGAGTATCTCAACCTTTGAAGATGATAGAATCTGGTCCTAAAATCTCAAGTGGTTCTGATTCTCAGGCTGGTGGATCAGGGTTTGCTCATGGTACTAGTATGGCAAGGTTAAAAGAAGATAAGAGTCAGAGAACCCCTGAGAAGGAAGCTTCTGAAATTCAGTCTAAAGGAACAAAAAGGAAGTTTG AGCAGAAAGAGCATAAAGAGCTGATACCATTGATAGGTAGCTGCTCTTCAGCAAGCATGATACGCTGCCAGACATCCTGTGTCATATCTAGTCAACACAAGAGAAAGCTGAGAACAATTATCTTAAATCCTAAGAATGATGAACTTTTTGCAAGCAG TGCGTTGGATGGGATTATCAACCTATGGCAGATACATGGCAGAGG GTCAACTGCTAATCGTCTTAGTTCCACTGATTGCCTCTCATCCAAGCATAGGAGATGGCCAGAAGATGTAGCCTGGCATCCAGAAGGCAATAGTCTTTTTTCGGTTTATAGTGCTGATGGTGGGGATTCTCAAATTTCAATCCTGAATCTTAAAGGAAAAGAG AAAACGCGTGTAAGTTTCCTGGAGGAGAAGCCTCATGTTAAAGGGATAATCAACAACATAATGTTCATGCCGTGGGAAGATGTATATTTTGTTACTGGTGGTAGTGATCATGCAGCTGTCCTGTGGAGCAATGTAGATGGAGAAAATTTGTGGAAGCCTAAAGCATTGCATAGAAGTTTGCATTCTTCTGCTGTGATGGGTGTTGCCGGTTTGCAGCATAAGAAAGTAGTGATGTCTGTTGGAGCGGACAAGCGGATCATTGGATTTGATTTGCTAGCTCAAAGAGCAGAATACAAGCATCAAATTGaaaataaatgcatgagtgtCCTACCTAATCCGTGTGATTTCAATCTCTTTATGGTTCAGACAGG GACTATAGAGAGGCAGCTTCGCTTATTTGATTTTAGATTGAGGCAGACAGAGGTTCAAGCCTTTGGGTGGAAGCAAGAAAGTAGTGACTCGCAGTCAGCTCTTATAAACCAGGCTTGGTCGCCTGATGGCTCGTACATAACATCAGGGTCGGTTGATCCAGTCATCCACATTTTTGACATAAGGTACAATTCACACAAACCTTCTCAGTCCATTAAAGCTCATCAAAAGCGAGTCTTCAAAGCTGTTTGGCATCATGCAATCCCACTCCTCATTTCTATATCTTCTGATTTGAACATTGGATTGCACAAAATCATTTGA